In the genome of Treponema pedis, one region contains:
- a CDS encoding ATP-binding cassette domain-containing protein, whose translation MKKNGTAELSGICKTYKTENKTTGEIFTNTALTDVNIKFFTSEIHALLGENGAGKSTLVNILSGLIPPTGGLIKIADKTYSFNSPNDALNAGIAIVHQQPRLAENATVFENIIIGAPKKNIFSVLNIKSEKQKIEDLKSLWKVRLNLNECVKNLSSDKKFYTAMFSALYRNPAFLILDEPAAVFSKNGRAEFFTLLKTVCKEKSLGVILITHNVSDAINASDKISVLKNGKLHGTFLTSVLIEKNGAEDFIKEKMFLKKTFLNLPDKKNGDTLKSKISFTVSLCFNKNKIPFVNNFKLQAKQGKITGVIGFPNSGLELLENIISGMSNVQMLMAKEDSKNNFIEINTLNGNTIIPIKKITPSVLLKHKIAFIPSDRNYRASNSVLTIEEILNCYNLKKNFLNKREFSAFAEKILKEENINAVPGRLAGTLSGGQLQRIILSRALSENPEIIIACEPAWGLDAATTEMLMKKFHTVAENGKTVIILTKEFDTALYKNYFDAVYFLGRED comes from the coding sequence TTGAAAAAAAACGGAACGGCTGAATTAAGCGGTATTTGTAAAACCTATAAAACCGAAAATAAAACTACCGGAGAAATTTTTACAAATACCGCATTAACCGATGTTAATATAAAGTTTTTCACTTCGGAAATACATGCCTTGCTGGGCGAAAACGGAGCGGGAAAGTCCACTCTTGTAAATATACTTTCAGGACTTATCCCTCCTACAGGCGGCTTAATTAAAATTGCAGATAAAACGTACTCTTTTAATTCTCCTAATGATGCCTTAAATGCCGGAATTGCAATCGTGCATCAGCAGCCCCGCCTTGCGGAAAATGCAACCGTTTTTGAAAATATAATTATCGGTGCTCCCAAAAAGAATATTTTTTCCGTCTTAAATATTAAAAGCGAAAAACAAAAAATTGAAGATTTAAAGTCGCTTTGGAAAGTACGGCTTAATTTAAATGAATGCGTAAAAAATCTTTCATCGGATAAGAAATTTTATACGGCAATGTTTTCGGCTCTTTATAGAAATCCCGCATTTTTAATCTTGGACGAGCCTGCCGCAGTTTTTTCAAAAAACGGGCGTGCCGAATTTTTTACTTTATTAAAAACCGTATGCAAAGAAAAAAGCTTGGGAGTTATTTTAATTACACATAATGTTTCCGATGCAATAAACGCTTCGGATAAAATTTCGGTTTTAAAAAACGGGAAACTGCACGGGACTTTTTTGACTTCCGTTTTAATCGAAAAGAACGGTGCGGAAGATTTTATAAAAGAAAAAATGTTTTTAAAAAAAACGTTTTTAAATTTACCGGATAAAAAAAACGGGGACACTCTGAAATCAAAGATAAGTTTTACGGTTTCTCTTTGTTTTAATAAAAACAAAATTCCTTTTGTAAATAATTTTAAGTTACAGGCAAAGCAGGGGAAAATTACAGGTGTTATAGGTTTTCCCAACAGCGGTTTGGAGCTTTTGGAAAATATTATTTCTGGTATGAGTAATGTACAAATGTTAATGGCAAAAGAAGATTCTAAAAATAATTTTATTGAAATAAACACATTAAACGGCAATACAATTATTCCGATAAAAAAAATAACGCCTTCCGTTTTATTAAAACATAAAATCGCCTTTATTCCTTCCGACAGAAATTACAGGGCTTCAAATTCCGTATTAACTATAGAGGAAATTTTAAACTGCTATAATTTAAAAAAGAATTTTTTAAATAAACGGGAGTTTTCAGCCTTTGCGGAGAAAATTTTAAAAGAAGAAAACATAAATGCGGTACCGGGACGTCTTGCAGGAACTCTTTCAGGAGGTCAGCTTCAACGTATTATTTTATCCAGGGCTCTTTCGGAAAATCCTGAAATAATTATTGCCTGTGAACCTGCATGGGGCTTGGACGCTGCAACTACGGAAATGTTAATGAAAAAATTTCATACGGTTGCAGAAAACGGAAAAACCGTTATAATTCTAACAAAAGAATT